The Cutaneotrichosporon cavernicola HIS019 DNA, chromosome: 5 DNA segment GCAGAGTGGTTAGAGAACATGTTCCGCATCGGCGTCcctaccttcctccactGTGACAGGCAACCTCTTTGTCATCATCAACTCATCCATCATTGATACATCTATCACCATGTCGTCCCCGAACACGGTAAAGGGCGGCGGATTCCACTCGCACCCCTATACCACTTCTCTCGGGTACACAAACCCAAGGgcccagcgcgtcgcgacCTTGCCTCCAACCcctggcgtcgaggaggagccaACCCCTCACCATGAGCCCCACACTTTCGTCCGCCACCGGGCCCGGAGAGGCATGTCGGTCGAACGCATGCAATCGTGAGCTAAAGTCTCTTGTGTGAACTGACTGCAGAATCATCTCATCCAAAGAGCGTAGCGTGACCGACTTTGTGGGCGTGCCCATTTCGCCAGAAGAAATCAAGCAACAGCCCAGGAAGGTGAGTGACTCAACCTGGATGGAAGATATCTCTTGTCCGTCCGGGCGGCTGATTTGATTGGCGTTACCATtggctgacatcagctcCGTAAATACTATGAAAACCTCGAGACGATCCACGACGGCTacgaggaggtggacgGGCTGCTCTCCGGCGAGTTGCCGTCGATCATCGTCAGCTCGTTCTTCAACGAAACTGTGTCTGGCGACTCGGAGCCGCAACGCTCAAAGTCATACGCATCGCTTGGCGGGTTTGGGTCGGGCCAAGgatcgcgcgcgacgtcaCCTCACCCTAACTGGAATCTGCGATCGCTCAGGCACTGGGGCCCAATTGATGAGGGCATGATGCAAGCGaatggggatgaggagacCGCGACCGAGCGGACgcccctcgtcgtcggggcgagggaagaggagcgagagcgcgtggtcaagctcgccaTAAATGGTGAGCCTCAACTCTGGGAATgcagctgacggcagtcAACACAGCCGTCAACTTCGTCCTTGTCGGTGCAAAGATTGTTGCAGTCCTCTAttcgtcctcgatctcgctcATTGCGTCGCTTGTCGACTCGGCACTGGATCTGCTGTCCACGTTGATCATTGTCGGAACGAACTGGGCCATCGGTGTGCCAACAGACCGCCACTTGGTGAGCTCAGCTGGTAGATAAGCTCACAACAGTACCCCGCTGGGAAAAGGCGATTTGAGCCTCTTGGTGTGGTAAGTTGCCCAACACAATTGCACTCACCTTAGCTTATCTTCTCTGTCGTCATGATCGTCTCGTTCATCCAGGTCTTCATCGAGTCCCTGCAACGCTTGAACCGCGCACTCCGCGGTGACGAGCCGCCCGTAGACCTCAACATTATCGGTGTCGCCACAATGTTGGCCACCATCGGGGTCAAGGCCGTCCTGTGAGTGATTGGGAGAACTGAACTAACCTCCAGCTGGATGTGGTGCTCGAATATCCCTTCATCGTCCGTGCAAGCCCTGGCGCAGGACGCGGAGAACGATGTTTGGTTAAATGCCATCTCGCTGTCCTTTCCCGTGGGCCTAACGCACCGTCGCGAATGCTGACCCTCAGTACATTGGACACAAGCTTGGATCCAACTTGCTCGATCCCATCGGCGGTCTGTGCCTCTCGGCGTACATCATCATTGAGTGGATCAAGACATTGCTCCAAAATTTTGCGAACTGTATGTCCCTGAAGCACGCGGCGACGCTGACACGTAGTGTCAGGCAAACGGGCCTCGTCAGACCAGTACACACGTGTGCTGTACATGGTGTCGCGCTTCAACCCCGTGCTGGAGATCTCAGAAGTCGAGGTGTACCACATTGGGTGAGTAACCTGGTCGGCTAAACTGATACCTGTGACGACCTGGTGGTTGAAGTCGACGTGATTCTTCCGCGCAAGACCTCCCTTCGCTTTGCGCATGACGTTGGAGAGACTATCCAGTGAGTCGACAGGTTTGTCCGAGACACTGACTCGCACAGGTGCATGTTGGAAAAGTGAGGCTAAGGAAATCGGACCCTGCTGACCGcagcctcgacggcgtgctCCGTGCCTATGTCCAGTGCGTCGCCATTACCCATATGAACAAAGCTGACAGTTCAGCACCGACTACTCATCATCCAATCCGTAGGTACCAGCACAATGGTGGCTGGAACGCTCAGACGGCTGAGACTGATGGCGCAGGTCCCAACACACGTCCCGCCGGAAGGATGGCGCCAATCCGGTTCCGCTCCGAGCACCATCGCCAGATGAAGATTCGCCATCCATATCGGGATCCGCGACTCCTAGAGCCTCAACCGGCTTCCCCTTCCCGCAGCGAGGTCGCGAGGTTTTGCGCAAATGAACGACTgttggaggaaggagaagggagcTGGAAACGAAAGGGGCCTGATACGTCCACCCCGACGCCACCACACATGGGCCCCTGGCGACGCCACATTACTCCGATGTTGCGGGCTACATACCCCCCGCCTAGGAATGCGGAACCCCATGGATATCTTTCTGTGGACGTAGCGGAGCACTCGCGACTCACTCGATGGCAGCAATGTCTGATGTTTTGGACTGTGATGCGCGCGCAATGCCAATCAGGAATGCGCAAATGATGAACTGATGAAATGAAGATTGACGAACGACACACGCCACCCTGTACCTGTTGTAGAACTCTTTGAGACAATGGGCTGAAACCACCCGACACTTGTGAGTGATGTTTACTGCAGGTGTGGGCCTCCAGTGCGGGTGTGGACGCCGCACTCTCGCACTCAAGGGCATCAATGGGCAATGGGCAGCATCAAGGAAAACGTCAAGGGAAGTGTAGGGCAGCTAGTGCGCCCGTGCGCGCCAACGCTCTTGAAGTGCTTCGCGTAGATGCGCTGATGAGCTGATGCCTCGCTTCGCATCCTGCGCGTCGCAAAACTCACGTCGAAGACGACGGGCGCAGAGACAGTTTGGGAGCCCTCAAAAGCAAGGGGCCCGCTTGTAAACACCGCGGCTGCCTTCCTTTGGGAGGTTAATCTCTCACACACAAGACTCCTGCTATTCCTGGACGCCACCTTTCTGGCCATCCTTTCGATCCACCGAACGCCCCTCACGACTCAAACGCCACGAGCCAAACGACCCTCACGCTGATATCGACAGCCCCGCCCCCCGCTTCCCCTTACAGTGCCAACCTCACTTAGCCCCAAATGCCTTGGGTCCTTGTCAGTTCCGCCGGCTTGCCTTCAACACATCCACAAACACCAACACCATACCATGCTCTACCAAGCCTAGCGACTACCAATCACTTCCACCCATACCTGTCCGCACTCAAGCTCACGAAACAGCTCCGGTCCATGTCACTCTCGAGCCGGCCACAGAGGCCAAAGTCAAAGGGACAGGTCGGACGTAAACACGACCTGTCCCACCATTCTCCGGTTCCCCAAACACACCATCTCGTCTCTGCCACCACTACCACAACATTTAGCTACTCGCCCTCTCCACCGCGCTACCCCCAggcctcgccgcgccgcaTGTCCTCATCTTACTCGCGCGAGGATAGTGACGACACAATCAACACATCCGACATCAGCCTAACCACGGACGCGTTCACGGACGCCGATGAGAGCAAAAGCCAAAGTTTCACTGAAGCGGACTCTCCCAACCGTCGCAGATCCCAGTCCCAAACACACACAAGcccccacacccacactcACGTCCACACACAACCCCATCTCTcccatcaccaccaccagcaTCTTGCTCCACCACCTGGCTTTAAGCATCTCACCGACGCCGCAGCCGATGCGATGGGGACCACGCGGCGCGTGACTCGCCAGCGTGACACTGATGCCATGGCGCACAGCGTGGCGGCCGATCCGCAGGACAAACACCGGCGCACAAACACAAACAGGCAGTCGGCGAGCGGCATCTACTCGATGAACGACAAGGAGCTCATCGCCCTCTTCCGCTTTGGCGAGCGCATTGGGTATGGAAATTGGGGACAAGTGTTTGAGGCCGTGCCGTCGGACACGGACAGTGGCATTGGCGCTGACTCGGCGATCCGCAGCGGCCTCGCGAGCGGTGGGCGAGTCGCCATCAAGATGGTTGAGCGTGCTACGAATCCTGTGAGTTGACCGTACGTATTGAtccaagctgacaacaggccgccgcgcactGCATTCGCGCGCTATGGGGCGAGATGAAGATTATCCGCGGTCTGCGCCACGAGCAACACCCCAGCATCATCCACTTTGAGGCGTTCCTGATCACGCCGTCCTACGCCGCGGTGGTGATGCCGCTCCACCGCAGCCCAATgcctcttcccctccccttcaATACCGCGCTCAGATACTTCCGCCAGCTGGCTAGCGCCGTCGCGTACCTCCACGAGCGGGGTATTACACACAACGACATCAAACCTGCCAACGTTGTGATCAGCTACAGCGACGTGCCTGTTCTTGTTGACTTTGGCTTCGCACAGCACCACAAGGCAGACGACGCCAAGAGGTTCCTCTCCACCGCGAGCTGGGGCACTCCCGAGTACCTCGACCCGCTGCGCGTCATGGGCCAGCCGCACGATGAGCGGAAGTCGGACGTCTGGAGTCTCGGCGTGACGATGTacgaggcgctggtggGGCGGACGCCGTTCGAGATctcggaggacgaggtgttTGAGACACAGGAGGAACTTGACGAGTACCTCTCCCGCTCGCGATCCGGCAAGTGGTATGGCGAGTACCACATTGGCGACGGTATGTTTAAACAAATTTTGTGACTTCAGCTGAACGCAGACCACCTCGAGCGTATCCTCCAGCACATGCTGTACCCAGACCCGGCGTACCGCCTGCCGGCCGTCGAGATCTACACGGCCATCTCCAACATCATCGAACAGTACGACAAGAGCTCCATCGCGACACCCAGCTTTGCGCGCTCTGACAGCTTCGACCTCGAGTTCAGTGTCACAGAGCGCTCGGCACAGCGGGTCGAACGGGAGCGTGCTGCTGAGAAGGACAAGCACACGGAGCGCCGCCTCAAGACGGCGCAGAGCGAGGTGCTCCGCCGCTCTGCCCTGGGAGACCGGAAGCagatggcgagcgcgagcgtcCTCCGTCCAGCGAAGCAGTTACGCTCCCGCTCGCCCGACGAGAACGTCTTTGTCGAGGCACCGCCCGTCCCGGCACCGGCGACCAAGCTTCGTCCACGCTGGCGTGATGAACTGAAGCGCGATGACCGCAAAGCCCCGCGTGTTGTCAGCAGTGAGGCGCGCCCTCTCCGGCCAAACACTGCTGCAAGTGCATACAAGGCCGCCActccgtcgccgcccaagAAGATGCAGACGCGTGACGAGGCACTTGCAGCCACTCTCCGCTCTCTCCAGGCCAACTCGCGTCAGGGTTCGCCCGTAAACACCCCCTCACCGcggcgggagcgggagcgtgAGCGCCCATcttccgccgccgccgactATGCGAGAGCGTACCGCGAGCGCCCACGGCCGGTTGATTCACCCCATCGTGTAATGGACGGGTCTCCCCGTCGTGTCGAGAGTATGCGCGAGCGCCCAGCATCTCGACTTACCAGGCttgccgacgtcgctgaGTGCGAGGTACTCGCGAGCAGCGCGTACCCTCTCACCCCTGAACTGAACCGAGGCCCAACAACGCCCAAGATCCAGATCTCCCCCTCTAGAACCGCACCacgcctcgacgtcgataTTGCTCCTGCCACCTTCTCGCCCCTCCGTCCGACCGAACCCCTTGTGTCCAAGTATCGCGGTCCACCTGCCACTTCCTCCCCAAACCGCAAGGGTAAGCCTTCCTGAGGCCAACGCTAACGGCAGCCAAACAGAGCACGGCACCGAGTGAGCTCGCGCCAGCCGGTAATGCTctgcacgacctcgagcgcctggcTGAGTGGGCGAAGCGGGTTGAGCGTCCGTTTTATTCTAACTGAATGCTGACTAATAGTGTATGTGGAGCAGGCGAAGCGGGCGATGGCGGAGGGCCGCCCCGTGCCGACGATGACGCTGCCagacctcgaggcgctcgcgggCGCCCATGCTACCCACTCCATGATCCAGGCGCCGGTGCGCCGGGAGAGTCTGCAGCAGAAGACAGAAGTCCGCGTTGAGACTCGCAGGCTGGAGCCCACGCGCGAGGCACTCGAAGTCCCCATGTCGTCGCTCAGCTCACGCAGTACGGCGAGCACCACGCTGCAGACGCCGCATGCGACTGTCACGACCCTTCCGCAGCcaaaggagaaggagcacAAGAGTTCGCTGTCCAAGGCGGCGTCGCAGACGCTCAAGCGCCACCCTGTTAGCCAGGTGTTCCGGCGGTGGGGCGGAGACCGCGGGGTGTTGTCGCGTAAGTCCAAagtgaggatgagctgaAAGTAGCGGAGCGGCCTCGTATTGCTGTGCGCAAGAGCGAGCCGCATCTCGATCGGCGGcccatcccctccttccAACAGCAGGAGGTGCTCGagaccgagggcgagccGGAGCGCTTCACGCCCTCCCGCATGGGCAAGCCTGCGAGCAGCATGAGCCTCCGTGAAGCCGTTAAGGCAGGCCTGGGGATGGACCGAGACAAGACCATTCCTCGCCGCTTCGGAACCAGCCCCAATGCCGAGGGCCGAAAGAGCAAGGAGAGTaccaagaaggaggagaagaacgaGAGGAGATTAAGCCTGTTCAAGCTcttcaagggcaagaagtAATCCCATCCACAAAATCACGAACAACTGTCATGTCCGTGTCCATGTCAATGCCAATGCCCATGTCCAGCCGAGATACCACTTGTATATAATAATACATTCCTACACGCCCTTCATGCACATCACGCCTGCTCTATGATCTACTACTCGCGCCAAGACAGAACGGGTCACAAAGACCCCTTGAGGTcaggctcgtcgtcggatAACTCGTCCATCCGGCGTCCCATGCCCTGCGCCATGGCCTCCTGCCACGCCAAAGCAAAATCGCTCGCCGTTTGCCCCTCGCTCATCTGCACCGCCTCGACTGGGAGCATGTTTGCACCAAATGCGGGGCCGGTGTTGGCAGCGGGGTGTGCGCGCGAGTCGATGACGCGGAGCTCTGGGAGACGCTCCGCTCCggcctcagcctcatcGCTTGTGGATGGGGAGGCTCTCGCACTCGCTAGCAACTCGTTGAGTTCCTCGTACGAGAAGAGCAACGGGTCCGTAGACCCACGGTACGGCTGGAAGTCGGTGACGGTGATCCTCCCGCTGTCTGCGAGGTACAGGTCGAAGAcgtctgctgtcagcttaAATGTCGGACGCCAGCTCACAGTTCGCCCCGCCAGCATAGTTCTCGCAGATTTCGTCCTCGTAGAACTCGCGGACGCGAGAGACGAGCGCCGCCTGCTCGTCCGCACCCTGGTAGTGCTCGTAGAAGTTGGTGTCTCTCTGCGTGATACCTGACGTCAGCTCACAGTGAGGAGAGTTCAGCTTACCCAACAGAATGTCGTCGCGCACAAAGCACCGCACTTCCTGGCTCGGGTTCATCTCGGTGAACTTCTTGAGCACGAGCTCGATCGATACTTCGGAAGGGATATCGGCGGCGGGAACGCCTTCGTACGCGCTTAtggggtcgaggtcgtgctgCACAAAGTCAGAGGACTTGAGTAGGAGATAGATGTCGtgcggcgaggttgagtgCAGCGGCCCGTGGCCCTGGGGGAGGATGAAGGCGGCGTCCTGGTGTCAACTAGTCGCGCAGATCCTACAGTAGCTCAGACATGCGCACTCACTCTTGGACTAGTCCAGTTCAGCTTCGGGAACACGGCGCCATACTTATCGATGGCGGCGCGAATCGCCTTGTTCAGCGCGGGGAGATGGTACTTTGGCGCATCTTCGTGGCTTGGCTCAGCGCCCGCGTCTTCGGGGATGAAGATTGAGTCTGACTCGATccactgatgtcagcttaAATACCGTTGTCGAGCTAAGAAGGGCGCACCTCGAGGAAGgcagcgcgctcgtccAGCGCATCGATGTTGATGACGGTGGCAGGGGTGGTGAGGTCCTCGAAGGTGTCGTACCACGCGCTcgtgcgcgcggcgtcgacctcggacCGGGTGAGGGTCGGGAAGAGGGGCGGAGGCGCTGTTGAAGTAGGTACAGGCATATCTAGACTTTTGATGATGAGGTGAGATGACGAGATGACGAGATCAGCCAAGTTGAGCGAGCTGATGGGAGAATGGACTCGAAAGTGGAGGCACTCCGCTCATATCACTCGCGTGTTACGCACCTCCTAATGACGTGGGTGTTCTCATTTCGGTACATGATGGCCCGAACAAGCGGGTGGATGtgtggtggggtggggtgtgCGGGGGACCTTGCGGGGAGAGCGACTGACTATGGGCATCAACGAACGCACgcacaccaccaccaccatccccatccccttccccttacccttccccttccccctctcctTTTCTCCCCCGCATCTCGCCTCAGCAAACCATCAACAATTactcttcctcttcctcaacctcgcaTCTCACTCCACACCGCCCGGGCCTCATCCACAACTAAACCACACGCGCCGCTGCTTGGTCATCTCTGCCCACCTCCCATTCCACCATGGTGGGCGTCCAAGAGCCCAACAAGCGCCGCGTCTCCTACATCATCCCCGCCCCAGACTATGAACCCGACATTCTGGAGCTACCCGGTTTCGGCGCCGCTCCGGGTGGCGATGCTCGCTCCTTCCCTTATATCCGTCCGAAAGGCGGTGCGAGTAACGGTGCCGCCCAGTTCGCCAGTAGAAACCCATTTGCGAACCCACCTTCCCTGCAGCTGCCGAAGGAGACACGGCACCCGCAGCACAGGCTGGGCATCTCGgctctcgcgctcgacacgTCCACCGTTGTTAGCGGGACAAACGCACCGGGCGGCATCCTGTACACTGGCGGGCGTGATGGACTCGTCGCGAGTTGGGAGACCCATGTACCACACATGCGTCGACGCGGAAGGCGATACCGCCCCGTGCCAGGACGGGGGACCGGTGGTCGCGTGCGGTGGGAGAGGCTCGGTGACGGAGGCCCCGACtgggaggacgacgacggcgacgacgacgggggCGATGATACCTCGtctgaggacgacgaggggaCCCCGGACGTAACGGGCGGCCCCAGGAAGCGCAAGGATTTGGCGTATGAGGACCGGTGGGAGGTTGACCACGCCGCCATGTCACGCCACGTGAGTGGGCTGGTGACTgcgctgacagcaggcgccgccaccaacgACGTTCCGCGAGAGCGTGCAGACGCACACGGACTGGGTGAATGCCATGGTTCTCTGCAACAGGAACCAGACGGTCATCACTGCTTCCTCTGATCGCACTATTCGTGCATGGAGTCCGCACGACTGTGACGACGACACAGTTCCCGCGCTTATCGGGCACCACACCGACTATGTGCGTTCATTGGCGTTCGCACGTCACCCTGGTGTACTATTCTCGGGCGCCCTCGATCGGGACATCTCGGTGTGGGACATTGCCAGCCCCAAACCTAACGAGCCCGTACTCAAGGTACGGCTGAGCGAAGCCGACGACCACGGTGGTTCCGGCCTCGAAGGCGAGTGGGGTAGTATCTACGCACTGGGTGTTGGTGAGTCTAGATGTTACAGTGTGTGCTAATGTGCAGACCCAGCTGGTCACTCTTTAGCAGCCGGCACGCCTGAGCGAGTGGTTCGATTGTGGGACccgcgcgccggcgagcgctccgtcaccaagctcgtcggccacAGTGAATGCGTCCGCGCCATCCTCTTCAGCGACGACGGACGTTACATGCTGACCGGAAGCTCGGACACGACTATCAAGTGAGTTCACATCTTGCTGTGTAGACTTATGCTGACAACAGGCTCTGGTCCGTCGGCGAGCACCGCTGTTTGCATACGTTCAACCACCACACATCGTCGGTATGGTCGCTCTTCTCGAACCATcccaacctcgagcgctTCTACTCGGGCTCACGCGATGGGCACCTCTGCGTCGTTGATGTGGAGCAGTGCGGCGACATGTCCGAGGGCGAATGTCTTGTGCTTGCAAGAGAGGGACAGCCCGGTGTGCCAGGCCACTACGAGAGCAAgacgggcgacgaggcgatcCGCTCCATCTGTGCAATGGACGACGAATACGTCTGGaccgcgacgtcgagctcggacgTTCACTGCTGGCGTGACGTTGGGCGCCGCGTAAACCGTCTTGACGCGGACCATGACGGCGCGTCGTATCACCAAGACTTCGGTGATGGGGCCGACGAACCGCTCGTCTCGGCGCACCTCGACACTGGCTTCGAGCCGACGTCGATCATGGACCCGAACCCGCTGCGCAACAAGCGGCTGTCGATCGATGACACGCCCGAGACGCTCATGCGGACAGACAGCCGCGACTCGAGAACGATCGCGTTCGCACCATCTCCACTCCCTCGTCCCGAGAGTGGGAGCCCGACCTTCGTCGGAACGTCGCCACCTGCATCGCCAGGGGTTTCCTCTGGCGGGTTGCGCGACCGCCCGAACCCCTCCGGCTACCGCCGCTCGACGCTGTCAGGCGCAAGCATCCCGAACTCTATTCTGtcggaggacgacgaggacaacgTACAGCTCCACGGCCTGCCATACGAGAGTCTGGTGTGTCTCGGCCTTCCAGACTCGCCGTACTCGTTTGGGCTGTCGTCTCACGCGGGcatgtcggcggcgtcgctgGCATCAGGGCGCGGGCCTGAGGAGCCTGAGGTGATGATGCGCGATCGCTCTATTAACCCGCGTGACCTTGCCAGACGTGCGTTCGAGGACCGTGAGGTCACAAGCGAGGCGAAGCCGTACCGCCGCAAGCCGATCGAGGTGATCAAGGGTACACCAGGTCTGATCCGGAGCCTGTGCCTCAATGATCGCGTCCATGCCCTCACGCTCGACACTCGCGGTGAGATAGCGGTGTGGCACCTCATTCGCGGCGAGTGTCTTGGTCGTTTCGCAGCAGAGGATGTAGCCGAGGCACTCACGCTCGAGCGTGGTGTAACAAACGTTCCGCAGGAGATCAAGCTGCACCCGCAGGAAGTTCTCGAGCTGGTGCAACGGCGTATCGAGGGCAAGAACAGCGTGTTACCGTGGTGCCAGCTCGACACCAAGGTCGGCCAGATCACGGTGCACCTGGAGGGTGACCGTGTGTTCGCCGCCGAGATCTtggccgaggagatcggcatcgacgagcgcgacctcgaggacacgAGCGCGGTTAATATTGGCAAGCTCACATTAGCCAACCTCTTCAGAGGGTTAATCAAGGCTGAGCAGGATGACATTGCTagcacctcgccgacgagcatgacctcgtcgttgccTGGCGTAGGCCGGAGTCCGCAGGCAACCACACACATTCCCATGAAGTCGCCGCGACACCGGCAGCGCGCCCTCAGCAACGCGTCACTCGGCGGTGGCATCACGCCGAGTATCAACATTGCTGGCCTGACTACGCGAGCTCAGACGCCTGCGATTCGGCCAGAGGGTCCGCCCCTCGGACAGAGCGCGCCGGCTGCGAGTGGATGGCTGTCCCTTCCAGCGGCAGCGAAGGCGGCGAATATTCCCACATCTTCACCAGGGATGAGTTCGCCCAGCGTGGCTAACCACTTCACACCGGGGAGCATGCCCGCGAGCCGCGACTATTTCTCGCTCCGGAAGGACGGGACCAACGGGGACAAGACGCCGTCGACTCCGTCATCGTCGACACCAGCCACCAACGAGAAGGACAAGAGCTCGAGCGGCCTACTCAAGAAGGGCTTCAAGGGGTTcgggaagaagaaggctgTCGAGGCGTCACCGATGGCGACTGTTACCGAGagcaagcgcgaggagaagacggaAGAGGTGTCCAAGCTCTCGGACCGCGATCGGCAGCAGCTCCTGTTCCTCGACATGGTACGGTCGCGCCCCTTCGGGCCGCCGTCAGCAACAGACGCGCCAGCGCTGCTCATCCCGACGAGCACCCGTGTCATCATTTCGGAGCAGGCGCATGCGGACGGCGCGTACATTGTGACTTACCGCTCAACGGTGGGAAGCACAGAGAGGGACATCGAGCccctcgagctcaactCGCCGTTCTGGCTCTTAAACTTCCTCTtcacgagcgcgacgcccgAGGAGCGGCGTCCGCCCAAGATTCCACTCATTTTACTTCCCGAgggcgcgtcgcgcgaTTCGGGCAAGGGCCTCAAGGTGCAGGCGTCGCGCACCGCGCGCGTGCGTGGCGTCCTGGAACACCTGCACGGtgtcctcgcgcgcgaggagggccgcgatcgcgccatgtcggccgcgagcgcgatgagTGGCGTTGCCGATGTGCCCGCGCGGCGACCGGAGGACACGCTCGAGCTGTGGTGCGGACAGCATCTCGCTGACCCGGAGATGAAGGTCGCGACGCTCAAGCAGTACTACTGGCGCGGAGGCCCGGACATGGTCCTCCATTACCGGCGCAAGTCATAGAGGGGCTAGAATGCATACCCATAGCTATTTTGATGGCAGCGCGTGTGGAACGCGAGGCGGCATGGCGTCGGATGGCGCGGTGGCTTGCCCGAGACTTTGCCGATCACATCCAGTACCAGTTTAATCCCATCATCTCGGTACGCTTGGACCACTGGCTGACGTATTTTGGAGGCATTTGATAGCCAACGCGTCGAGCAAATCAGGAGGTGGGTAGATTGAGTCTTGAGGTGTGTCAGCCTGGAGCCCCAGCGTCACGACGTCCCATTGATCATTGGTGGGGCGTGCCTGGGAGAATGGGGCCCGATACCCCGCGACTTTTCAGCAACAGGTGGTCGGAACGACGGCGACATTATGGGCCAAGCAAGGCGGCGTAGCCGTCGGGTTCAACTGTTCGTGCAGGAGCCGACGGGCTCGTTGTTAGTTGTTAGGGCGCAGAGCACCTTAACTGGAACCCATTCCGCCACATCGGCTCTTCGCTCAAAGTCACGCCGCTCAGAGTCGAGCGCTCCTCTGCACCCCAACTCGTGCTCGCACAGCGCAGACTCGCAGACACCATAAAGCGGCGCAAGCCAGGGCCGGCTATGTGACTATTGCTAGTAGAACACTCGTGCATCTGGTACAAGTACTCCCTCGGAAATCTAGATTTACTTGGGGACAGCAGCGatctcgacgccgccggtAGCGTTGAGCAGGCGCTTGATGTCGCCGTAGATAAGGAACTGGCCGGCAGTAAGAGTACCGATCATAACAAGACGGGCAGTCATGCCGGTGTAGAGACCCTTGAGACCGAGCTGCTTGGACATCGAGATGAGACGCGAGGTGGTGCTCTGTCCGGGCTCGCCCTTGGTCTTGTTGATcttggagaggagggtgtCGGCGGGCTGCGAgatgacggcggcggccatACCGGCGATGAGACCGgagacgaggttgaggccgGTGGTCTGGCCGTTGGTGaggtcctccttcttcttcttcgtAAGCTGGAGGATCTTCTCAACCGAGATCTCGTAGACGGCGAACTTGGCCATGGTGTACGGGATCTGCTTGAAGAGAATGGGGCCGAAGCCGGCGTAGAAGGCACCGgggccctcctcgcggaggatgcggaggaAGCCCGAGGCGAGACCCGACGCGAAGGTGGGCTGCGAGACGAGACGGATACGGGTGGCCTCAAGGGGGCAGAGGGCAATGTCGGCGAAGAACTCGGCGATACCCGAGGCACCGAGGTAGATAGCCTGGCGGTTCTGCGAGGCCTTCTCGACACCGAAGTAGTCGATGGCCTGCTTCTTCCAGAACTCGTAACCACCGAACTTGAAGGCACCCTGGATGGCGTAACCGACAACGGTGGGGCCGAGACCAGTAAGAAGAGCACCGACACCCTCAGACGAGATGATCTGGCGGAAGGCGTTGATCATACCCTGCAAGTCAGCGGAGCTCGACATGACCGCGAGGAGTGCTACACAG contains these protein-coding regions:
- a CDS encoding uncharacterized protein (Domain of unknown function (DUF3337)) — translated: MVGVQEPNKRRVSYIIPAPDYEPDILELPGFGAAPGGDARSFPYIRPKGGASNGAAQFASRNPFANPPSLQLPKETRHPQHRLGISALALDTSTVVSGTNAPGGILYTGGRDGLVASWETHVPHMRRRGRRYRPVPGRGTGGRVRWERLGDGGPDWEDDDGDDDGGDDTSSEDDEGTPDVTGGPRKRKDLAYEDRWEVDHAAMSRHAPPPTTFRESVQTHTDWVNAMVLCNRNQTVITASSDRTIRAWSPHDCDDDTVPALIGHHTDYVRSLAFARHPGVLFSGALDRDISVWDIASPKPNEPVLKVRLSEADDHGGSGLEGEWGSIYALGVDPAGHSLAAGTPERVVRLWDPRAGERSVTKLVGHSECVRAILFSDDGRYMLTGSSDTTIKLWSVGEHRCLHTFNHHTSSVWSLFSNHPNLERFYSGSRDGHLCVVDVEQCGDMSEGECLVLAREGQPGVPGHYESKTGDEAIRSICAMDDEYVWTATSSSDVHCWRDVGRRVNRLDADHDGASYHQDFGDGADEPLVSAHLDTGFEPTSIMDPNPLRNKRLSIDDTPETLMRTDSRDSRTIAFAPSPLPRPESGSPTFVGTSPPASPGVSSGGLRDRPNPSGYRRSTLSGASIPNSILSEDDEDNVQLHGLPYESLVCLGLPDSPYSFGLSSHAGMSAASLASGRGPEEPEVMMRDRSINPRDLARRAFEDREVTSEAKPYRRKPIEVIKGTPGLIRSLCLNDRVHALTLDTRGEIAVWHLIRGECLGRFAAEDVAEALTLERGVTNVPQEIKLHPQEVLELVQRRIEGKNSVLPWCQLDTKVGQITVHLEGDRVFAAEILAEEIGIDERDLEDTSAVNIGKLTLANLFRGLIKAEQDDIASTSPTSMTSSLPGVGRSPQATTHIPMKSPRHRQRALSNASLGGGITPSINIAGLTTRAQTPAIRPEGPPLGQSAPAASGWLSLPAAAKAANIPTSSPGMSSPSVANHFTPGSMPASRDYFSLRKDGTNGDKTPSTPSSSTPATNEKDKSSSGLLKKGFKGFGKKKAVEASPMATVTESKREEKTEEVSKLSDRDRQQLLFLDMVRSRPFGPPSATDAPALLIPTSTRVIISEQAHADGAYIVTYRSTVGSTERDIEPLELNSPFWLLNFLFTSATPEERRPPKIPLILLPEGASRDSGKGLKVQASRTARVRGVLEHLHGVLAREEGRDRAMSAASAMSGVADVPARRPEDTLELWCGQHLADPEMKVATLKQYYWRGGPDMVLHYRRKS
- the MIR1 gene encoding uncharacterized protein (Belongs to the mitochondrial carrier (TC 2.A.29) family); protein product: MPYQFNPLFNPSAKFYAPAATEAKDAKAPPTGADLYARFAVAGALGCAITHGALTPVDVVKTRIQLSPEIYNKGMINAFRQIISSEGVGALLTGLGPTVVGYAIQGAFKFGGYEFWKKQAIDYFGVEKASQNRQAIYLGASGIAEFFADIALCPLEATRIRLVSQPTFASGLASGFLRILREEGPGAFYAGFGPILFKQIPYTMAKFAVYEISVEKILQLTKKKKEDLTNGQTTGLNLVSGLIAGMAAAVISQPADTLLSKINKTKGEPGQSTTSRLISMSKQLGLKGLYTGMTARLVMIGTLTAGQFLIYGDIKRLLNATGGVEIAAVPK